Proteins from a genomic interval of Nitrospina gracilis Nb-211:
- a CDS encoding ArnT family glycosyltransferase, with the protein MRSFFTHPFFAPVFLVALYAATRLFALLGLPMVFDEAIYLRWADIIRNDPSSLFVSAVDGKPPLFFWLNAVTLGWFDNFLVSSRMISVVAGALAVIGVWRIGALLYSRKTAALAALIYLSLPLVLTHDRLGLTDALLAACVIWTVYAGLHLAKDDAPSWRWAVALGGFAGLGFLTKTPLLMFLALPVLAVFLYNRPRNIALWKRLMVSGAVFGLLALPFLLHEPDYIFPHSSKVLHHKVPLLDTLLAVFTFDHPQLRPHLRELSEVGLLYVTLPVLILAVVGAAMGLRSQPRTAVFMLMWFFLPTAVFLIFAEVAYPRYFLVALPPLAILAADGLRVLMAHVNNALQPRSPLVAGTAAFALGVACLIPAWKWDLRYLAAPQKVAWTEIDHWQYVRYPEGPHAVADAVNFLKNESRKGPIAVFLTFKLGIPSDALYLYLKDQPGIDLYEAWRPISFPHSLKNAQEFVAVSSKYQVKDRRTVSVQELKGRRLYFVSSLRMFPLDQTRQANPELRLVKLYDDIGPFEVFSFAIFEWPSEEHPVTASANSRS; encoded by the coding sequence ATGAGATCGTTTTTCACGCATCCATTTTTTGCGCCTGTATTTCTTGTTGCGCTCTATGCCGCCACACGCCTGTTTGCCCTGCTGGGCCTGCCGATGGTGTTCGATGAAGCCATTTACCTGCGCTGGGCCGACATCATCCGCAACGACCCCTCTTCTTTATTTGTCTCGGCGGTAGACGGCAAGCCGCCTTTGTTTTTCTGGCTGAACGCGGTCACGCTGGGATGGTTCGACAATTTCCTCGTCTCGTCGAGAATGATTTCGGTGGTGGCCGGAGCGCTGGCGGTGATCGGGGTATGGCGCATCGGCGCACTCCTCTATTCACGGAAGACGGCGGCGCTGGCGGCGTTGATCTACCTGTCTTTGCCTTTGGTTTTGACCCACGACCGGCTGGGGTTGACCGACGCCCTGCTGGCGGCGTGTGTCATCTGGACCGTGTACGCGGGCCTGCACCTGGCAAAGGACGACGCGCCGTCGTGGCGATGGGCGGTTGCGCTGGGCGGGTTCGCCGGGTTGGGCTTTCTCACCAAAACGCCGTTGCTGATGTTTCTCGCCCTGCCCGTGCTGGCAGTGTTTTTATACAACCGCCCCCGCAACATCGCACTCTGGAAGCGGCTCATGGTGAGCGGCGCGGTGTTCGGGCTTCTCGCCCTGCCCTTTTTGTTGCATGAACCCGACTATATTTTTCCTCATTCGAGCAAGGTCCTGCATCACAAGGTCCCCCTGCTCGACACCCTGCTTGCCGTTTTCACATTCGATCACCCACAACTTCGGCCGCACCTGAGGGAGCTGAGTGAAGTCGGATTGCTGTACGTCACCTTACCGGTGCTGATCCTCGCCGTGGTGGGAGCGGCAATGGGACTCCGATCTCAACCCCGGACCGCCGTGTTTATGCTGATGTGGTTTTTTCTGCCGACGGCGGTGTTCCTCATTTTTGCTGAGGTGGCGTATCCGCGTTACTTCCTCGTGGCCCTGCCGCCGCTGGCTATTCTGGCGGCGGACGGTTTGCGCGTTTTGATGGCGCACGTCAACAACGCCCTGCAACCGCGTTCGCCGCTTGTGGCTGGGACGGCGGCCTTTGCGCTGGGCGTGGCCTGCCTGATTCCGGCATGGAAGTGGGACCTGCGCTACCTCGCCGCACCGCAAAAAGTGGCATGGACGGAGATCGACCACTGGCAGTACGTGCGGTACCCCGAAGGGCCCCACGCCGTCGCCGATGCGGTGAACTTTCTCAAAAACGAAAGTCGAAAGGGACCGATCGCCGTATTCCTCACGTTCAAGCTGGGGATACCGAGCGATGCGCTCTATCTGTATTTGAAGGATCAGCCGGGGATCGATCTCTATGAGGCGTGGCGGCCGATTTCTTTCCCTCATTCCCTGAAGAACGCCCAGGAGTTCGTCGCCGTGTCCTCCAAATACCAGGTGAAGGACCGGCGCACCGTTTCCGTGCAGGAACTGAAAGGCAGGCGGCTTTACTTTGTCAGCAGTTTGCGGATGTTTCCTCTCGATCAGACGAGGCAGGCAAATCCAGAGTTGCGGCTGGTGAAACTGTACGACGACATCGGCCCATTTGAAGTGTTTTCATTCGCCATCTTCGAGTGGCCCAGCGAGGAACACCCCGTCACGGCTTCCGCGAACTCCCGTTCCTGA
- a CDS encoding DUF2059 domain-containing protein produces the protein MHGIKNGVRLAAGLVFWGLFAAGTAYAEIDPEKDRDIRKLLRVSGIYQQLDYMKEGVLDAYGAMIASAYPKVPDAFWKDYYGLVGDKEMKSLIDRVVPVYDSHMSHDVIKQLIGMFENPFWEEWKKKMPVISREAGLAGNEWSQELVKSEAFRKQVDALVAKHKLEALNPKGTPPPASSK, from the coding sequence ATGCACGGGATCAAGAATGGAGTCAGACTGGCGGCGGGGTTGGTGTTCTGGGGCCTTTTCGCCGCAGGCACGGCGTATGCGGAAATCGACCCGGAAAAAGACCGCGACATCCGCAAACTGCTCCGCGTCTCCGGAATCTACCAGCAGTTGGATTACATGAAGGAAGGCGTGCTGGATGCCTATGGCGCCATGATCGCTTCCGCTTATCCCAAAGTGCCCGATGCGTTTTGGAAGGATTATTACGGCCTCGTCGGCGACAAAGAGATGAAGAGTCTCATCGACCGCGTGGTGCCGGTTTATGATTCGCACATGTCGCACGACGTGATCAAACAGCTCATCGGCATGTTTGAAAACCCGTTCTGGGAGGAATGGAAAAAGAAGATGCCTGTCATCAGCCGCGAGGCGGGGCTGGCTGGCAATGAATGGAGCCAGGAACTGGTCAAATCCGAGGCATTTCGAAAGCAGGTGGATGCGCTGGTTGCGAAACACAAGCTGGAAGCCTTGAACCCCAAAGGCACGCCTCCACCGGCCTCATCAAAATAA